A stretch of Calditrichia bacterium DNA encodes these proteins:
- a CDS encoding AraC family transcriptional regulator produces the protein MSYWKLQPAEVLKPYVESIWIQEDLTYDPNWQPTRIIPTTRSDMLFYFREPFVTHSNGGSEKIPMCVLHGQMTKPLHVSATGKTGLIIFSFYPWGIAPFINIPFYEFTDKSIDLGLVFGHKVIRELHEKIVDSNTNEDRIKLIEDFLINNLPENPVDHFGCKFAKLINQRLGNVQLTGIAKELNISRRHLQRRFSLATGLSPKQFAEIIRFQKALYLKRKGYHWADIAETCGYYDQSHFIKKVKTFTGTSPEKIYADVKPTKLMRYFNTVEQMSHFYNTIYL, from the coding sequence ATGAGTTATTGGAAATTACAACCCGCAGAAGTCTTAAAACCATATGTTGAATCTATATGGATTCAGGAAGATTTAACATATGATCCCAACTGGCAGCCAACCCGGATAATTCCCACTACAAGATCCGATATGCTGTTTTACTTCCGTGAACCGTTTGTGACACATTCAAATGGTGGTAGTGAAAAAATCCCGATGTGCGTTTTGCATGGACAAATGACAAAACCGCTTCACGTTTCAGCAACGGGTAAAACCGGATTGATCATTTTCAGCTTCTATCCCTGGGGAATAGCCCCGTTTATCAATATCCCTTTTTATGAATTCACCGATAAATCCATCGATTTGGGACTGGTCTTTGGGCACAAAGTAATCCGTGAACTTCACGAAAAAATTGTTGATTCAAATACAAACGAAGATCGTATCAAACTGATAGAGGATTTTCTCATTAACAATCTGCCGGAAAACCCGGTTGATCATTTTGGCTGCAAATTCGCGAAGTTGATCAACCAAAGGCTCGGCAATGTTCAATTGACCGGGATTGCCAAAGAATTGAACATTAGCCGCAGGCATTTGCAAAGACGTTTTAGCCTGGCTACCGGACTCAGTCCCAAACAATTTGCCGAGATTATCCGTTTTCAAAAAGCCTTATACCTCAAACGAAAAGGGTATCACTGGGCAGATATTGCCGAAACTTGCGGTTATTACGACCAATCCCATTTTATCAAAAAAGTAAAGACCTTTACCGGAACCTCACCAGAAAAAATCTACGCTGATGTAAAACCCACCAAACTGATGCGCTATTTCAACACGGTTGAACAGATGTCCCATTTTTACAATACTATTTATCTGTGA